The following are from one region of the Alicyclobacillus fastidiosus genome:
- a CDS encoding MarR family transcriptional regulator has translation MDYNPLHDSLGFMISQTYRKVASFTMLHFKPYGVTTEQWVVLLTLARHAGITQTRLADLTKKDKTTITRILDSLQRKALAERRQDAGDRRAIRVFATDEGKRLANELADVERHAMDLLFDSYTEEEKEHLKSALLAVQQCVDAQT, from the coding sequence ATGGACTACAACCCATTGCATGATTCACTGGGGTTTATGATCAGCCAAACCTACCGCAAAGTCGCCAGTTTTACGATGCTCCATTTCAAACCTTACGGCGTCACGACAGAACAGTGGGTCGTTCTGCTGACGTTGGCTCGCCACGCGGGGATTACGCAAACTCGATTGGCAGATTTGACGAAAAAGGACAAAACTACAATCACGCGGATTCTCGACAGCTTGCAACGCAAAGCGTTGGCGGAACGTCGCCAAGACGCCGGTGACAGGCGTGCGATTCGGGTGTTTGCCACCGATGAAGGAAAGCGGCTCGCCAACGAGCTGGCGGACGTAGAGCGACACGCGATGGACCTCTTGTTCGACTCGTATACAGAAGAGGAGAAGGAACACCTTAAATCAGCCCTGCTCGCTGTTCAGCAATGTGTCGATGCACAGACCTAG
- a CDS encoding D-2-hydroxyacid dehydrogenase has product MSMRINHVIIYGRLNDELEQILSTQCDKTFTYVTDDTLTQELLDCSDAFVGFRLVPGFEYHRLKWIHCLGAGVDGVIKYLPGDADTLLTRTVGPFGEKIAEYCLSYMLRDLQWHPAFERQQARRAWQTLVPRNLAGQRVVVFGTGAIGRRVAQVLSFLGASVVGVSRRGEQNVHFTRVWSIDDVLNRSTASPLSCVDWIINTMPLTSATRNLFEDKFFAACQGAALINVGRGESVDNEALLRALDAGRIRCAILDVFEEEPLPTDSPLWQRQDIFITPHISAVTTAREAADCLLSTLAEIERGSARTSNQVDFQAGY; this is encoded by the coding sequence ATGTCTATGCGGATCAACCATGTGATCATCTATGGTCGGTTAAACGATGAACTTGAGCAAATACTGTCTACACAGTGTGACAAAACGTTTACATACGTCACCGACGACACGCTGACACAGGAATTGCTAGACTGCTCTGATGCGTTTGTCGGCTTCCGGTTGGTACCAGGTTTTGAATACCACCGGTTGAAGTGGATTCACTGTCTGGGGGCCGGGGTGGACGGCGTGATCAAGTATCTGCCGGGCGACGCAGATACACTGCTCACACGGACGGTTGGGCCATTCGGTGAGAAAATCGCGGAGTACTGCTTAAGCTACATGTTGCGTGACCTTCAATGGCATCCTGCGTTCGAACGGCAACAAGCGCGTCGAGCCTGGCAAACGCTCGTACCGAGAAACCTGGCTGGACAGAGGGTTGTGGTGTTCGGGACGGGTGCCATCGGGAGACGAGTGGCACAGGTTCTATCGTTTCTAGGCGCGAGCGTCGTCGGCGTTTCGCGGCGAGGAGAGCAGAATGTACACTTCACACGGGTATGGAGCATCGATGACGTTCTCAACCGGTCCACTGCGTCTCCACTCTCCTGTGTGGACTGGATCATCAATACGATGCCGTTGACGTCGGCCACACGGAATCTGTTCGAGGACAAGTTTTTTGCAGCGTGCCAAGGCGCGGCTCTGATCAATGTCGGACGTGGTGAAAGTGTGGACAATGAGGCGTTGCTGAGAGCACTGGATGCGGGACGGATTCGATGTGCGATTCTCGACGTGTTCGAAGAAGAGCCTCTACCGACTGACTCACCGCTCTGGCAGCGCCAAGACATTTTCATTACGCCGCATATCTCCGCCGTGACCACAGCGCGAGAGGCTGCCGATTGCCTGCTGTCTACATTGGCGGAGATCGAACGCGGGAGCGCGCGGACCAGCAACCAAGTCGACTTTCAGGCGGGCTATTGA
- a CDS encoding FUSC family protein, which yields MKHTDEHLRSTTVKTGAVGAQTGRILPPPPTPAARIRGAFHVRTVPYPWRRATRAAISMGLTVAVGALVGNLSLALITSMGAFTAIYAGAEPYAQRALKCAAVAIGLALALGIGTLLAGSVWGIAVALCVVCAGSTFLCGAWRVPVPSAYFFILVGAVGTGMPVDPAAAPFRAALVLLGGAIAWLVSMSGWLLNAHGPETRAVASAYRSVADFLASVGTPTNDATRHQATIALRDAQSAVTGGELRWRRTKEANRLYLLVQEANALFLYGIQLNVEKRPVSPLLAQAVRTLGARVGGAKASASIEIPTPSYDTEVRRRIAKHLQAAIEIAAGKTPIPDGGEVPKGRSLRDELRSAFRRESLVRPATMRIGVAVIISTLVAWALGNPRPYWVPLTCACVLQGATMVASVHRTVQRALGTTVGVLIAGGILAMKPPLVLIVVAIVALQLIVELLIVRNYGMAVVFITPLPILLIELGYAHMSVAALIEARFFDTMVGCALGLLASLFLWRRASSSRVRPVIAQVIYAVDELLSSFSNVGAKSSDEVPLSQRAALEAALINLRIVYDSAMNEVPHNGIALESLWPVVVSTQRLGYLALAATGVRGERPQVSDAEQAALAHLARSAETGHPPNETVPSPVGRTAFSEELASLRDGLAIAASAL from the coding sequence GTGAAACATACAGACGAACATCTACGAAGCACAACGGTGAAAACAGGAGCAGTGGGTGCGCAAACGGGCAGGATCCTACCGCCACCTCCAACCCCAGCGGCGCGGATTCGCGGCGCGTTTCACGTACGAACGGTGCCGTACCCATGGCGTCGGGCCACGCGCGCGGCCATCAGCATGGGCCTCACTGTAGCGGTCGGCGCGCTCGTCGGGAACTTGAGTTTGGCGCTGATTACGAGTATGGGGGCTTTCACCGCCATTTACGCCGGTGCTGAACCGTATGCGCAGCGTGCCTTGAAGTGTGCGGCGGTGGCCATAGGCCTGGCCTTGGCGCTGGGCATTGGTACCTTATTAGCGGGCAGTGTGTGGGGGATCGCAGTTGCCTTGTGCGTGGTTTGCGCCGGATCGACCTTCCTTTGTGGTGCCTGGCGCGTGCCCGTTCCATCCGCCTACTTTTTCATCCTTGTCGGCGCGGTTGGGACCGGAATGCCTGTCGATCCCGCTGCTGCCCCATTCCGAGCCGCCCTCGTACTCCTGGGTGGGGCCATCGCCTGGCTTGTGAGTATGTCTGGTTGGCTGTTGAACGCACACGGACCAGAAACGCGAGCGGTCGCGTCGGCTTATCGGTCGGTCGCCGATTTCTTGGCGTCGGTTGGTACCCCAACGAACGACGCCACGCGCCATCAGGCCACAATTGCGCTTCGTGACGCACAATCGGCCGTCACGGGGGGAGAATTGCGCTGGCGCCGGACCAAAGAAGCCAATCGACTGTACCTGCTGGTTCAGGAGGCAAACGCGCTATTTTTGTACGGAATTCAGTTGAATGTGGAAAAAAGGCCAGTCAGTCCGCTGCTCGCACAGGCTGTGCGTACATTGGGTGCACGTGTAGGAGGAGCAAAGGCATCGGCATCGATAGAAATACCGACACCTTCCTACGACACAGAAGTCCGCCGGCGGATTGCAAAGCACCTGCAAGCCGCCATTGAGATCGCTGCGGGGAAGACGCCCATTCCCGACGGGGGAGAGGTGCCCAAAGGCAGATCTTTGCGCGACGAGCTGCGAAGTGCATTTCGCAGGGAATCGCTGGTACGGCCCGCCACGATGCGAATCGGCGTCGCCGTGATCATTTCGACGTTGGTCGCATGGGCCCTTGGGAATCCTCGCCCGTATTGGGTTCCACTGACTTGTGCGTGCGTGTTACAGGGTGCAACGATGGTCGCGTCTGTCCACCGGACAGTTCAGCGGGCCTTGGGGACGACTGTCGGTGTCTTAATCGCGGGTGGGATCTTGGCCATGAAGCCGCCGCTCGTTCTCATCGTCGTGGCGATTGTGGCTTTACAATTGATTGTCGAGTTGCTGATCGTCCGCAACTACGGCATGGCCGTCGTCTTCATCACCCCGTTGCCGATTTTATTGATTGAACTAGGTTATGCTCACATGAGTGTAGCGGCGCTGATTGAGGCCCGTTTCTTTGACACGATGGTGGGATGTGCATTGGGGCTGTTAGCGAGTTTGTTCTTGTGGCGTCGGGCTTCGTCGTCGCGGGTGCGCCCGGTCATCGCACAAGTGATCTACGCAGTTGACGAACTACTGTCATCCTTTTCAAACGTAGGCGCCAAGTCGTCGGACGAGGTTCCATTATCTCAGCGTGCCGCTTTGGAGGCTGCACTCATCAATCTGAGGATCGTCTACGACAGTGCCATGAATGAGGTCCCACACAACGGGATCGCACTCGAATCCTTGTGGCCCGTCGTCGTTTCCACTCAAAGACTTGGCTATCTGGCTCTGGCGGCGACCGGCGTACGTGGGGAACGGCCGCAGGTGTCAGACGCCGAGCAAGCCGCGCTGGCACACTTGGCGCGCTCCGCAGAAACAGGCCATCCACCGAATGAAACTGTGCCGTCTCCGGTTGGACGAACTGCATTCAGTGAGGAACTTGCGTCGTTGCGGGATGGATTGGCGATTGCCGCGAGTGCCTTATAG
- a CDS encoding ring-cleaving dioxygenase, with protein MELTGIHHLTAVSSRIRENYQFYTTVMGLRLVKRSVNQDDVSAYHLFYSGDRRGVPGNDLTFFDWDIPREERGTRSITRTYLRVPGERALTWWADWFHEKGVKQQPIENIDGRATLLFEDPEGQRLALVSDEGNNDAHEAWERSVVPAENQIRGQGPIIISVPELRYTDMVLTTVMSMRQVRQYVHPEDSKYTVYVYEMGPGGPHAELHVAVQPDLPVAQLGAGGVHHVAFRTPNETEYHEWIQRIQSYRIPNSGEVDRYWFRSLYFREPNGILFEIATDEPGFAVDEDPESLGEKIVLAPFLEPRRAEIVANLKPLN; from the coding sequence ATGGAATTGACGGGTATTCACCATCTGACGGCTGTATCATCGCGCATTCGCGAGAACTATCAGTTCTATACAACCGTGATGGGATTGCGGCTGGTTAAACGCAGCGTAAACCAAGACGACGTAAGTGCGTACCATCTATTTTATAGTGGCGACAGACGAGGCGTTCCTGGGAACGATTTGACGTTCTTCGATTGGGATATCCCCCGCGAAGAGCGCGGCACCCGCAGCATCACGAGAACGTATCTGCGTGTTCCGGGAGAGCGCGCACTCACTTGGTGGGCCGACTGGTTTCACGAAAAGGGCGTAAAACAACAACCCATTGAGAACATCGACGGACGTGCGACGCTTTTGTTCGAAGATCCGGAAGGACAACGACTTGCCTTGGTGAGTGATGAAGGCAATAACGATGCACACGAGGCTTGGGAGCGCAGTGTCGTTCCTGCGGAGAATCAAATTCGCGGCCAGGGCCCGATCATCATCAGCGTTCCAGAGTTGCGATATACCGACATGGTTTTAACGACTGTGATGTCAATGCGGCAGGTGCGCCAATACGTTCATCCGGAAGATTCCAAGTACACCGTTTACGTGTACGAAATGGGACCCGGTGGCCCGCATGCAGAGCTCCACGTCGCCGTGCAGCCCGATTTGCCCGTGGCGCAACTAGGCGCCGGCGGCGTCCACCACGTAGCTTTCCGCACACCAAACGAAACCGAGTATCACGAGTGGATTCAACGAATCCAGTCCTATCGCATTCCGAATAGCGGCGAGGTCGATCGCTACTGGTTCCGCAGCCTCTATTTCCGGGAGCCAAACGGAATCCTGTTCGAAATTGCCACTGACGAGCCAGGGTTTGCGGTCGATGAAGACCCGGAATCGCTCGGTGAGAAAATTGTGCTCGCCCCATTCCTCGAGCCGCGGCGCGCCGAGATTGTCGCGAATCTCAAACCGCTCAACTGA
- a CDS encoding EcsC family protein, whose translation MINRTQMSVEDQHLLEQAVELLELQTFADRATAFIGRPLDKAIRTIPDRYQRKLTDAVNAALSKAFDWVLLTVDSSKKASKSRDLAHKLASAGIGAASGFVGGWAFLAELPLSTMVLLRTIADIARSEGEDLTDAAARLACVEVLALDAGADRDKHRGISEYYVLRKSVAKAVAEGATHAAKAAAYATIGQTAVEIGRGASAHMVRQASVEVAAALATDVGSADGVMALGHLLTVVSRRFGVVVSEEFVAGMLPVIGAVGGATVNYAFTDHFQRLARGHFTIRRLERVYGCDMVAAEYHSLRAERLGSNLR comes from the coding sequence ATGATCAATAGGACGCAGATGTCTGTCGAGGATCAACACTTACTAGAGCAGGCTGTTGAGCTTTTGGAGTTGCAAACGTTTGCGGATCGGGCGACAGCTTTCATTGGAAGGCCTCTCGACAAGGCCATCCGCACGATCCCCGACAGATATCAGAGAAAACTTACGGACGCGGTGAATGCCGCCCTCTCAAAGGCGTTTGATTGGGTTCTTCTCACTGTCGATTCGTCGAAAAAGGCCAGTAAATCAAGAGACCTAGCGCACAAGTTAGCCTCGGCGGGGATTGGTGCCGCATCCGGTTTTGTCGGTGGCTGGGCGTTTTTGGCTGAGCTTCCGCTGTCCACGATGGTGCTGCTGCGTACCATTGCCGATATTGCGAGGTCGGAAGGGGAGGACTTGACGGACGCAGCTGCACGTTTGGCCTGCGTCGAGGTACTCGCGCTTGATGCAGGGGCTGATCGGGACAAGCATCGTGGAATCAGTGAGTACTACGTACTGCGCAAAAGCGTTGCCAAGGCAGTTGCTGAAGGCGCGACGCATGCCGCGAAAGCCGCAGCCTACGCGACCATCGGTCAAACGGCGGTGGAAATAGGTCGAGGTGCCAGCGCACACATGGTCAGGCAGGCGAGTGTAGAGGTCGCGGCAGCGTTGGCGACCGACGTCGGGTCGGCAGATGGCGTTATGGCGCTAGGACATTTGCTAACCGTCGTTTCCCGGCGCTTTGGCGTGGTGGTTTCGGAGGAGTTTGTCGCAGGTATGCTCCCAGTGATTGGAGCAGTTGGTGGGGCAACTGTCAACTACGCTTTCACCGACCATTTTCAAAGACTGGCCCGTGGGCACTTCACGATCAGACGTTTGGAACGCGTGTACGGGTGTGACATGGTCGCCGCGGAGTATCACAGCTTGAGAGCGGAACGATTAGGAAGCAACCTGCGGTGA
- a CDS encoding Cof-type HAD-IIB family hydrolase has protein sequence MTYKAVFFDIDGTLINEHKEIPDDTRDAVARLQASGIDVFIATGRAPSQFKFVADEFGIDSFVTCNGGYAEYQGRRVFGKPIAREVLERLSRLADDRGHALVYATDDACYTTQDDHPYVKESFDYLKIVKKPEYRPNAWQDVDVYQVYLYCEQPHEEPYTVEFPQLKFIRAHQLYLDLFPSDVSKAGGIEAMLRHLNVAPEEVVAFGDGLNDVQMLSYVGMGIAMGNARDEVKSYAAFTTKDVNHGGIAFGLQKIGLL, from the coding sequence ATGACTTACAAAGCGGTGTTCTTTGATATAGATGGAACATTAATTAATGAACATAAGGAGATCCCCGACGATACACGAGATGCAGTTGCTCGTTTGCAAGCCAGCGGCATCGATGTCTTTATCGCCACGGGCCGCGCTCCGAGCCAATTCAAGTTCGTCGCGGACGAGTTCGGGATCGATTCGTTTGTCACATGTAATGGTGGATACGCAGAATATCAGGGAAGACGAGTATTCGGCAAGCCTATTGCACGAGAAGTGCTGGAACGACTTAGTCGACTGGCCGACGATCGCGGGCATGCACTGGTGTATGCAACGGATGATGCGTGTTATACGACGCAAGATGATCACCCGTATGTAAAAGAGTCGTTTGACTATCTCAAAATCGTGAAAAAACCAGAATACCGACCGAATGCTTGGCAAGACGTAGACGTGTATCAAGTGTATTTGTATTGCGAACAGCCCCATGAAGAGCCGTACACAGTTGAGTTCCCACAACTCAAATTTATTCGGGCGCACCAACTGTACCTCGACCTGTTCCCAAGCGATGTCTCGAAAGCGGGCGGGATTGAAGCGATGCTTCGCCATTTAAATGTCGCACCGGAAGAAGTAGTCGCCTTCGGCGACGGTTTGAACGACGTGCAAATGCTCTCGTACGTGGGCATGGGGATTGCAATGGGCAACGCGCGCGACGAAGTGAAATCCTACGCGGCGTTCACGACCAAAGATGTGAACCATGGCGGCATCGCCTTTGGCCTCCAGAAGATCGGCCTACTTTAA